A genome region from Coprococcus phoceensis includes the following:
- the obgE gene encoding GTPase ObgE, giving the protein MFADRAKIYIRSGKGGDGHVSFRRELYVPNGGPDGGDGGRGGDVIFEVDEGLNTLADYRHKRKFAAKDGEQGGKRRCHGKDAEDIILKVPEGTVVKEAESGKVIADMSGENRRQVILKGGKGGLGNQHFATSTMQIPKYAQPGQPAQELNVQLELKVIADVGLVGFPNVGKSTFLSRVTNANPKIANYHFTTLNPNLGVVDLGDGESFVIADIPGLIEGASEGVGLGHEFLRHIERTKMMIHVVDAASSEGRDPVDDIYKINEELEAYNPEIAKRPQVIAANKTDLIYSEDEDPVERIRAEFEPKGVKVFAISGVSGAGIKELLYYVNDQLKQLEQAPITFEQEYFPEEELIHIDLPYTVEKEDGMYVVEGPKIEKMLGYTNLDSEKGFAFFQKFLKDTGILDELEAAGIEEGDTVRMYGLQFDYYK; this is encoded by the coding sequence ATGTTTGCAGACAGAGCAAAAATATATATCCGCTCAGGAAAAGGCGGAGATGGTCATGTCAGTTTTCGACGTGAACTATATGTACCAAACGGCGGTCCGGATGGTGGTGACGGAGGACGCGGCGGAGATGTTATCTTTGAAGTGGATGAAGGATTGAATACCCTTGCTGATTACCGACATAAAAGGAAATTTGCGGCAAAGGACGGCGAGCAGGGCGGAAAAAGACGCTGCCACGGGAAAGATGCAGAAGATATCATTTTGAAAGTTCCTGAAGGAACTGTGGTGAAAGAAGCGGAATCCGGGAAAGTTATCGCAGATATGTCAGGTGAGAACCGCAGACAGGTCATCTTAAAGGGTGGAAAAGGAGGTCTTGGTAACCAACATTTTGCAACTTCTACCATGCAGATTCCAAAGTATGCGCAGCCAGGACAGCCAGCTCAGGAATTGAACGTACAATTAGAGTTGAAAGTGATTGCAGATGTTGGGCTTGTCGGATTTCCGAATGTTGGGAAATCAACCTTTTTATCCCGTGTTACAAATGCAAATCCAAAGATTGCCAATTACCATTTTACAACATTAAATCCAAATCTCGGAGTTGTAGATTTAGGAGATGGGGAAAGTTTTGTTATAGCTGATATTCCCGGACTGATTGAAGGGGCTTCAGAAGGTGTTGGACTTGGACACGAATTTTTACGCCATATCGAGCGTACAAAGATGATGATTCACGTAGTGGATGCTGCATCGTCAGAGGGACGTGATCCGGTTGATGACATTTATAAGATTAATGAAGAATTAGAAGCATATAATCCTGAGATTGCAAAACGGCCTCAAGTCATTGCAGCAAATAAGACAGATTTGATATACTCAGAGGACGAAGATCCAGTTGAGCGTATCCGGGCAGAATTTGAACCAAAGGGAGTAAAGGTATTCGCAATTTCCGGGGTATCCGGCGCAGGAATCAAAGAGCTTTTGTATTATGTAAATGATCAGTTGAAACAATTAGAACAGGCTCCGATTACTTTCGAACAGGAATACTTCCCAGAAGAGGAACTCATTCATATTGATCTGCCATATACGGTTGAAAAAGAAGATGGCATGTATGTAGTGGAAGGGCCTAAGATTGAAAAGATGCTTGGATACACAAATTTAGACTCAGAAAAAGGATTTGCATTCTTCCAAAAATTCCTAAAAGATACAGGAATACTAGATGAATTGGAAGCTGCAGGAATTGAAGAAGGCGATACAGTGCGCATGTACGGGTTGCAATTCGATTATTATAAATAA